One Elephas maximus indicus isolate mEleMax1 chromosome 18, mEleMax1 primary haplotype, whole genome shotgun sequence genomic region harbors:
- the LOC126061522 gene encoding olfactory receptor 5AC1-like, whose protein sequence is MTEENETLVAEFVLMGLTGHPELQVPLFLVFLVIYLTTMVGNLGLIGLICKDPHLHTPMYLFLGSLAFADTCTSSSVTPKMLMNFLSKNHVISIFDCMVQLYFFGSSATTECFLLVVMAYDRYVAICNPLLYPVVMSNSLCTQLIGVSYAIGFVHSVIHVTLLFRLTFCRSNIIQYFYCEILQLFKISCTDPTINAFLILVFSVFIQVLTFMAIIVSYTCVLFAILKNNSEKGRSKAFSTCSAHLLSVSLFYGTLFFMYVRPGSGPAENQDKIYSLFYTIIIPLLNPFIYSLRNREVSGALRRLMKK, encoded by the coding sequence ATGACAGAAGAAAATGAGACTCTGGTGGCAGAGTTTGTGCTTATGGGACTTACAGGTCATCCAGAGCTGCAGGTCCCCCTGTTCCTGGTGTTCTTGGTGATCTACCTCACCACCATGGTGGGAAACCTTGGACTGATTGGCCTCATCTGCAAGGACCCCCATcttcacactcccatgtacttatTCCTTGGCAGTTTAGCCTTTGCTGATACTTGCACTTCATCCAGTGTGACTCCTAAGATGCTTATGAATTTTTTATCCAAGAATCACGTGATTTCCATTTTTGACTGTATGGTCCAGTTATATTTTTTTGGTTCCAGTGCAACCACAGAATGTTTCCTCCTGgtagtgatggcctatgaccgctatgtcgCCATATGCAACCCCTTGCTTTATCCGGTGGTGATGTCCAACAGCCTCTGTACTCAACTGATAGGTGTTTCATATGCTATTGGTTTTGTGCATTCTGTGATTCATGTGACTTTGTTATTTAGACTAACTTTCTGCAGATCGAATATAATACAATATTTCTACTGTGAAATTTTACAACTATTCAAAATTTCTTGCACTGATCCTACAATTAatgcatttctgattttagtttttTCAGTCTTTATACAAGTCTTGACTTTTATGGCCATCATAGTCTCTTATACCTGTGTCCTCTTTGCCATTCtgaaaaataattctgaaaaggGCAGAAGCAAAGCCTTCTCCACGTGCAGTGCCCacctgctctctgtctctttgttctaTGGCACTCTCTTCTTCATGTATGTGCGTCCCGGGTCTGGCCCAGctgaaaatcaggacaaaatatattctttattttacacAATAATAATTCCCCTACTAAATCCTTTTatttacagcctgagaaacagAGAGGTTTCAGGTGCCTTGAGAAGactaatgaagaaataa